The DNA segment ttttcatctttacaCAATAATAATCAAGTTCCCAGAGAGCCATTGTACCATTAGAGCcatgaagaaaacaagagaaaaaaatgcctcagaaaagagaataataaaatataggCAAATCCTCACAAGACAGGAAAACATGGaaataaccattttttttttctggctcgGAATGGATTGAGCTAAGGAAAAGAGGGTGTTGGGAGACACATGGATCCTTACCATCTTTTCTCAGGATAAAACCTGGAGGTAGGTTGGGATTTCGGGAGCAGACACTTCCCAGGTTGCACCTATGCCAATATGAAGACTTTCATATCAGAGAGATAGTGCTGCAACAAATTGTGGAACAAAGCTGGAACTCACTAAAGCAGAGAAGCACGTTCACAACTTCATGATGGACACTCAGCTCACCAAACGGATCAAGAATGCTGCAGCCAATGTCCTTCGGAAGACGTGGCTAAACTATAAACACAAGAAGCTGCTAAAGAAGATCGATCATGCCAGGGTCAGAAAACACCAGAGGAAGTTCCTCCAAGCTATCCACCAACTGAGGAGTGTCAAGATGGAGCAGAGGAAGCTGAGTGACCAAGCCAACACCCTGGTGGACCTTTCCAAGATGCAGAATGTCATGTATGGCTTAATCACAGAACTAGGTGATCTAAGTGAAGACCTGGAGAAGCAAATCAGCAGCCTGGAGTCTAAGCTGGAGCACCTCACGGCCAGCTTCAATTCCCTGCCCCTGCTCATCGCAGACGCCCTGTGTCAGCAGCAGCACCAGCTCCTGTCTGCGGCCGTGGAGGACCGGGGTGTCAGCGTGGCGGTGGGCACCACCCACACCCTGCTTTCCGACAGCCACATCGGGGTCAGTTCCACCTCCTTCCCAACCCCGTACACAAGTTCAAGCAGTTGCTAAATAAAACTCCCCACTCcagaagcattaaaaaaaaaaaattgtggggaagagagagggagagattgcATTAACAGTCCCAAGTGACACTGGAGTCCTGTGTTGTAGAATGGACCAGGAAGTTTTCTCAAGCATCATAATGGAAGAAGAGGATAGTTAGGAGTCTATTATCTGGGAGGCAAGTTAAACCGCTACTGAGGATCCTAGGGCTGAGGCTACATTGAAATCAAATATATCCAGCCCTGGGAACAGCCACTGAGGGAAGAGTCCATGAAGTCAGCGACTTCTCCATCAGATCCTAAGTGACCAGTGACAGTCGGGTGCAGTGCATTGCTGCAGAGGACAGAGGAGTCATAAGTTCATAAGCAGCCAAGGTCCTCTTCTCCCCCTTCCCAAGGCCCAGAGTCTATCTCTGAGATGATCAGGAGAAGCGATAGGATGAAAAGACCAcattgtccaaaaaaaaaaaagctgagtttCCTCTAGAAATTGTTTGCATTATTAAACAGAACTAA comes from the Manis pentadactyla isolate mManPen7 chromosome 10, mManPen7.hap1, whole genome shotgun sequence genome and includes:
- the LOC118928563 gene encoding small conductance calcium-activated potassium channel protein 3-like, producing the protein MVYEWNGWFYRSLLSYQRDSAATNCGTKLELTKAEKHVHNFMMDTQLTKRIKNAAANVLRKTWLNYKHKKLLKKIDHARVRKHQRKFLQAIHQLRSVKMEQRKLSDQANTLVDLSKMQNVMYGLITELGDLSEDLEKQISSLESKLEHLTASFNSLPLLIADALCQQQHQLLSAAVEDRGVSVAVGTTHTLLSDSHIGVSSTSFPTPYTSSSSC